A window from Neorhizobium sp. NCHU2750 encodes these proteins:
- the repA gene encoding plasmid partitioning protein RepA, translated as MAASAKKSNSPKGEGLTEERLLADEAIARDARALSEQLKAMRERLFPPLSSKTLRSFSSGEAAKLIGVSDGYLRQLSLAGEGPQPETGAGGRRFYSLADINALRSHLAEQAVAKGNIAKAQSYLPKRDAARNEHLQVISVTNFKGGSGKTTSAAHLAQYLALTGHRVLAIDLDPQASLSALFGYQPELDLTGNDTLYGAIRYDDEQRALSDIIRGTYFPGLDLVPGNIELQEFEHVTPQALANRQSGKDSGPLFFARIQAVLATVEQDYDVVVIDCPPQLGYLTLSALCASTSVIVTVHPQMLDVASMNQFLFMTSDLLSVVREAGGTLNFDFLRYLVTRFEPNDGPQAQIVGFMRSLFGDRVLTAPMLKSTAVSDAGLTKQTLYEVGRENFTRSTYDRALEAMNAVNSEIETLIHSAWGR; from the coding sequence ATGGCCGCATCGGCTAAAAAATCGAATTCGCCCAAGGGTGAAGGTCTGACCGAGGAAAGGCTGCTCGCCGACGAGGCGATCGCGCGCGATGCGCGGGCCCTGTCCGAGCAGCTCAAGGCGATGCGGGAGAGGCTTTTCCCGCCGCTTTCGAGCAAGACACTGCGCAGCTTTTCGTCCGGCGAGGCCGCCAAGCTGATTGGCGTGTCCGATGGCTATTTGCGTCAGTTGTCACTGGCCGGTGAAGGGCCGCAACCCGAGACCGGTGCCGGCGGCCGCCGCTTCTATTCGCTTGCCGACATCAATGCCTTGCGCTCGCATCTTGCCGAGCAGGCGGTGGCCAAGGGCAATATCGCCAAGGCCCAATCCTATCTGCCCAAGCGCGATGCTGCGCGAAACGAGCATCTGCAGGTGATCTCGGTCACCAATTTCAAGGGCGGATCGGGCAAGACGACGTCGGCCGCTCATCTGGCACAATATCTGGCGCTGACCGGCCATCGGGTCCTTGCGATCGATCTCGACCCGCAGGCGTCTCTGTCTGCGCTTTTTGGATATCAGCCGGAATTGGATCTCACCGGCAACGACACGCTTTATGGTGCGATCCGCTATGATGACGAGCAGCGTGCGCTTTCCGATATTATTCGGGGCACCTATTTCCCCGGCCTCGATCTGGTGCCCGGCAATATCGAATTGCAGGAATTCGAGCATGTGACGCCGCAGGCGCTCGCCAACCGGCAAAGCGGCAAGGACAGCGGGCCACTATTCTTCGCCCGTATCCAGGCGGTTCTGGCGACCGTCGAGCAGGATTACGATGTTGTGGTCATCGACTGCCCGCCACAGCTCGGTTACCTGACATTGTCGGCGCTTTGCGCATCTACGTCGGTCATCGTCACGGTGCATCCGCAGATGCTCGACGTTGCCTCGATGAACCAGTTCCTGTTCATGACGTCCGATCTGCTGTCGGTCGTGCGCGAGGCAGGCGGCACGCTGAATTTCGATTTCCTTCGCTATCTGGTGACACGGTTCGAGCCGAATGACGGCCCGCAGGCACAGATCGTCGGCTTCATGCGTTCGCTCTTCGGCGATCGGGTGCTGACAGCCCCGATGCTGAAGTCGACGGCCGTCTCCGATGCGGGACTGACGAAGCAGACGCTTTACGAGGTTGGCCGCGAGAATTTTACCCGTTCGACTTACGACCGCGCGCTCGAGGCGATGAACGCGGTCAATAGCGAGATCGAAACTCTGATCCACTCGGCCTGGGGCCGATAG
- the repB gene encoding plasmid partitioning protein RepB yields the protein MAGSRKNELRALFGGGLAPGAEPAPETKSVPVDEARAPSIMPNAVGRSSSGAVKAMGLSLNAMSREVEEARILRQALSEGERIVTIHPDKIDSSFVEDRLRLDDEDDEDLATLVDSIRESGQQVPVLLRHHPDKPGHYQTAYGHRRIRAASRLGIEVKAIVRTLSNDELVLAQGKENAERRNLSFIERAVFAKNLLAYGFDRKVIGDALSVQKSELSRLLQVVDAVPDAVIRAIGAAPKAGRERWMKLGELLGSEAGQSSAGEETQSDAFRMSGSDERFQRLFDRLSKPQKKAPVEPVPLTDRNGKVFAHLRMEGKTRRIEFATVVDASFVDDAAKALVQQYNAFLAKPARRKG from the coding sequence ATGGCAGGCAGCCGCAAAAACGAGTTGAGGGCACTTTTTGGAGGCGGGCTCGCGCCCGGAGCCGAACCCGCGCCTGAAACGAAGTCGGTGCCGGTCGATGAGGCTCGGGCTCCTTCAATCATGCCCAATGCCGTGGGACGCAGTTCGTCCGGCGCAGTCAAGGCGATGGGCCTGTCGCTCAATGCCATGAGCCGCGAAGTCGAAGAGGCACGGATCCTTCGCCAGGCGCTGAGCGAGGGTGAGCGGATCGTCACCATTCATCCCGACAAGATCGATTCATCCTTTGTCGAGGATCGCCTGCGGCTGGATGACGAAGACGATGAAGATCTCGCAACGCTGGTGGATAGCATCCGCGAAAGCGGTCAGCAGGTCCCGGTTCTGTTGCGCCACCATCCCGACAAGCCGGGGCACTATCAGACGGCCTATGGTCATCGACGCATTCGCGCAGCTTCGCGACTGGGTATCGAGGTCAAGGCGATCGTCAGGACGCTGTCCAATGACGAACTGGTTCTGGCGCAAGGCAAGGAAAATGCCGAGCGCCGTAACCTGTCCTTCATCGAACGCGCGGTTTTTGCGAAGAACCTGCTGGCTTACGGTTTTGATCGCAAGGTCATCGGCGATGCTTTGTCGGTACAGAAGAGCGAACTATCGCGGCTTTTGCAGGTTGTCGATGCCGTTCCAGACGCTGTTATTCGGGCGATTGGTGCTGCGCCGAAGGCCGGACGCGAACGCTGGATGAAGCTCGGAGAGTTGCTTGGTTCCGAGGCCGGGCAGTCTTCGGCAGGCGAGGAGACGCAGAGCGACGCCTTTCGCATGTCGGGCAGCGACGAGCGTTTTCAGCGCCTGTTCGACCGCTTGTCCAAACCGCAGAAAAAGGCGCCTGTCGAGCCGGTGCCCCTGACCGATCGCAATGGCAAGGTGTTCGCACATTTGCGTATGGAAGGAAAAACAAGGCGGATCGAATTCGCGACCGTGGTCGATGCCAGTTTCGTCGACGATGCAGCGAAGGCGCTCGTCCAGCAGTATAACGCATTTCTCGCCAAGCCAGCCCGCAGGAAGGGCTGA
- the repC gene encoding plasmid replication protein RepC: MVERMATTPFGGARFSARNFALQTEVERRQESLRNGDAGNLKGKSEKWQLIRALIEARDVYGLSDRSIMVLEALTTFHQDRELDGSAPIIVFPSNVELSIRSRGMSPATLRRHLAALVEQGFIFRRDSANGKRFCRRDENGQVEDAFGFDLAPFALRAEEILASAEKVRAENKRLATLRAEMTLHLRDVAKIIEAALHEGRKGEWLDFQERLAALFVRRLRQMDGMDLERRLADLVRLRAEVETQYLDGLSEQEMSANDALFERHIQNSKTDPNIELSGQEQIKRQAPSAGAKRKPREEAISLDEFLQRCPQMGDYVKGGIHDWRDVLAAAELVRSMLGVSPSAWVDARQAMGDRTAAIVIAAMLEKAETIRSAGGYLRELSRKAQAGRFSVRPMLNALRV; the protein is encoded by the coding sequence ATGGTAGAACGAATGGCAACGACGCCTTTTGGCGGCGCGCGGTTTTCTGCGCGAAATTTTGCCCTGCAGACGGAAGTCGAACGCCGGCAGGAAAGCCTGCGCAACGGCGACGCCGGAAACTTGAAGGGCAAGTCCGAAAAGTGGCAACTGATCAGGGCACTCATTGAGGCCCGCGATGTCTATGGTCTGTCGGACCGCTCCATCATGGTGCTCGAGGCACTGACGACATTTCATCAGGACAGGGAACTGGACGGTAGCGCGCCGATCATCGTCTTCCCCTCCAATGTCGAACTGTCGATCCGCTCGCGGGGCATGTCTCCCGCGACATTGAGGCGGCATCTGGCAGCTCTCGTAGAGCAGGGCTTCATTTTCAGACGCGATAGCGCAAACGGCAAACGCTTCTGCCGGCGTGATGAAAATGGCCAGGTAGAGGATGCCTTCGGGTTCGACCTGGCGCCCTTCGCACTGCGTGCCGAGGAGATACTGGCATCGGCAGAAAAGGTCAGAGCTGAAAATAAACGGCTGGCGACGCTCAGGGCAGAAATGACGCTGCATCTGCGCGATGTTGCGAAGATCATAGAGGCCGCTCTTCATGAAGGCCGTAAAGGTGAGTGGCTTGATTTCCAGGAACGCTTGGCAGCACTCTTCGTTCGGCGGTTGCGGCAGATGGACGGAATGGATCTTGAACGGCGACTTGCAGATCTGGTCAGACTGAGGGCAGAGGTCGAAACACAGTATCTCGACGGTTTGTCTGAACAAGAAATGAGCGCCAATGACGCCCTTTTTGAGCGGCATATTCAGAATTCAAAAACAGACCCAAATATTGAATTAAGCGGCCAAGAACAAATAAAGCGGCAGGCGCCCTCTGCGGGAGCTAAACGCAAACCTCGCGAGGAGGCTATATCGCTAGACGAGTTTCTGCAGCGCTGCCCGCAGATGGGTGACTATGTGAAGGGTGGCATACACGACTGGCGCGATGTTCTTGCCGCAGCCGAGCTGGTTCGCTCTATGCTTGGCGTAAGTCCGAGCGCTTGGGTGGATGCACGTCAGGCGATGGGAGATCGCACGGCAGCAATTGTCATCGCGGCCATGTTGGAGAAGGCGGAAACTATTCGTTCCGCCGGTGGCTATTTGCGAGAGTTGAGCCGAAAGGCGCAAGCCGGGCGGTTCTCGGTAAGGCCGATGTTGAATGCTCTCAGAGTTTAA
- a CDS encoding lactonase family protein, with protein sequence MLAGTNSITGKWQTMTTLIIGSYTHSLPHVVAKGSGVSLLRLDGETARIEPVDVIGAIRNPTYLALSPDEQTLYCVEELDQKDGAAVAILKLDVDQDRWSVSDRFPVPGDAPCHVSVDESSKWLFISNYGSGNFIAYPLGADGLRNREGIDIRRAGRGANPDRQEGPHVHQVTVSPDNRYVLICDAGTDEIARYPLSEEGPESQPDLAIKAKPGSLPRHLTFSRDGKYVFALQELGCTITRYAYADEGLQLLGEISTLPAGYVGMSAGAAIHLHPNGRFLYASNRGDDSIAAFEVGEERGELVSIGWFSTGGRTPRDFAIDPSGRFLVAANQDSDTLVVFSIDPASGALSSVGDPYSIGTPVCVLFAGN encoded by the coding sequence GTGTTAGCAGGGACAAATAGCATTACAGGGAAATGGCAAACGATGACGACCCTTATCATAGGTAGCTACACACATTCTCTTCCGCATGTAGTGGCGAAAGGAAGCGGTGTTTCCTTGCTCAGGCTGGATGGCGAGACGGCGCGGATTGAGCCTGTCGACGTGATCGGTGCTATCCGTAATCCCACCTACCTTGCTCTCTCCCCGGATGAACAAACGCTCTATTGCGTTGAAGAGCTTGACCAGAAGGATGGTGCCGCAGTGGCGATCCTGAAGCTGGACGTTGATCAGGACCGCTGGTCGGTATCTGATCGGTTCCCTGTCCCTGGCGATGCGCCTTGCCATGTCTCGGTTGATGAGAGCAGCAAGTGGCTGTTCATATCCAATTACGGGTCCGGAAATTTCATCGCCTACCCTCTCGGAGCGGACGGTCTGCGAAACCGCGAGGGGATTGATATCAGGCGCGCCGGGCGGGGCGCCAATCCCGACCGCCAGGAGGGACCGCATGTTCACCAGGTCACGGTGTCGCCGGACAATCGATATGTCCTGATCTGTGATGCAGGGACGGACGAGATCGCCAGATATCCCCTGTCGGAAGAGGGGCCGGAAAGCCAGCCCGATCTGGCGATCAAGGCGAAGCCAGGCAGTTTACCTCGCCACCTCACCTTTTCCAGAGATGGCAAATATGTTTTTGCCCTGCAGGAACTCGGCTGCACGATCACGCGCTACGCTTATGCGGATGAAGGGTTGCAGTTGCTGGGTGAGATTTCCACCTTACCGGCCGGCTATGTGGGCATGTCGGCCGGGGCTGCGATCCATCTTCACCCAAATGGTCGCTTCCTTTATGCGTCCAACCGCGGAGACGACAGCATTGCGGCCTTCGAAGTCGGAGAGGAGCGAGGCGAGCTTGTTTCAATCGGGTGGTTTTCGACCGGCGGACGAACGCCGCGGGATTTTGCCATCGATCCTTCCGGCCGTTTCCTTGTCGCCGCGAATCAGGACAGTGATACGCTCGTGGTCTTTTCGATTGACCCGGCGAGCGGAGCACTTTCGTCTGTTGGCGATCCCTATTCGATCGGGACGCCGGTCTGCGTCCTCTTTGCCGGAAATTGA
- a CDS encoding cupin domain-containing protein gives MSLLVTLDKDPQFTPQTSKAAPDRLIAGDPIYSTWLQDTARDGKIRTGVWESTPGENMSIKGESFEFCYILSGLVELTEEGGTPVRYSAGDSFVMKPGFVGTWKTIETVRKIFVVAA, from the coding sequence ATGTCGCTTCTCGTAACTCTCGACAAAGATCCGCAATTCACGCCCCAGACCAGCAAGGCCGCTCCCGACAGACTGATCGCGGGTGATCCAATCTATAGCACCTGGCTGCAGGACACCGCCCGGGACGGAAAGATCCGCACTGGTGTGTGGGAATCGACGCCGGGCGAGAACATGTCGATCAAGGGGGAAAGCTTCGAATTCTGCTACATCCTGTCCGGCCTGGTGGAACTTACGGAAGAAGGCGGCACGCCGGTTCGTTATTCCGCAGGCGACAGCTTCGTCATGAAACCTGGTTTCGTCGGCACCTGGAAAACCATTGAGACTGTTCGCAAGATCTTCGTGGTTGCGGCCTGA
- a CDS encoding FAD-binding oxidoreductase: MSSELFPLSPSLWADTAVPPVATPPLDSSCNADVAIIGAGYAGLSTAFHLAKAGVNVVVLEAREPGWGGSGRNGGQVIAGLKYDPDELEAKFGGDAGRAVATFAGSTTDQVFNLIASENLSVPHVRKGWVQGAHNDEVMKTVEARVRQWQRRGVEGARLLDKSGVAELLGTQAYKGGWLDPRGGGLQPQSYARELARIALAAGAKIFGQTVVTGWQHQGASWKVATAKGPAVTAKTVIVCTNAYTRELSQQLASTVITPNTYQVATVPLTWAQSDSVMPGGQVSSDTRNLLLYFRRDHTGRLIMGGRGPFRQPTSKSDWAHLERIVPRMFPQLEGISFDHHWCGHVAVTRDFLPHVHEPEPGLLINIGCQGRGVALETSMGAALARYQITRDPRVLPFPLTKLSPIPFHGLQQLYLAAAVTWYRMRDAGLL; encoded by the coding sequence ATGTCCAGCGAACTTTTCCCTCTCTCTCCGTCACTCTGGGCCGATACGGCCGTCCCGCCGGTTGCGACACCTCCGCTAGATAGCAGCTGCAATGCCGATGTCGCGATCATCGGTGCAGGTTATGCCGGCCTTTCGACCGCCTTCCACCTCGCCAAGGCCGGCGTCAATGTCGTCGTGCTTGAGGCACGCGAACCGGGCTGGGGTGGCTCCGGTCGCAACGGCGGACAGGTTATCGCCGGGCTGAAATACGATCCCGATGAGCTCGAAGCAAAGTTCGGTGGAGATGCCGGCCGGGCCGTCGCGACCTTTGCCGGATCGACAACCGATCAGGTCTTCAATCTCATCGCCTCGGAAAATCTCTCCGTTCCGCATGTCCGCAAGGGTTGGGTTCAGGGTGCTCATAATGACGAGGTTATGAAGACGGTCGAAGCGCGCGTTCGGCAATGGCAGCGCCGCGGCGTCGAAGGCGCGAGACTTCTCGACAAGTCCGGAGTGGCCGAGCTTTTGGGGACACAGGCTTACAAGGGCGGCTGGCTCGATCCCCGCGGTGGCGGTCTGCAGCCGCAGAGCTACGCCCGCGAACTGGCCCGCATCGCACTTGCGGCCGGTGCAAAGATCTTCGGCCAGACGGTCGTGACCGGCTGGCAACACCAGGGTGCATCATGGAAAGTCGCGACAGCGAAGGGGCCCGCGGTCACCGCGAAAACCGTGATCGTTTGCACCAATGCCTATACGCGCGAACTCTCGCAGCAACTTGCCAGCACCGTGATTACGCCAAACACCTATCAGGTCGCAACCGTTCCCCTGACCTGGGCACAATCTGATAGCGTCATGCCGGGTGGGCAGGTCTCCTCCGATACGCGCAATCTGCTCCTCTACTTTCGCCGCGATCATACGGGCCGCCTTATCATGGGTGGGCGCGGTCCCTTCCGCCAACCGACGTCCAAAAGCGATTGGGCTCATCTCGAACGCATCGTGCCTCGAATGTTTCCCCAGCTTGAGGGCATATCCTTCGACCATCACTGGTGTGGGCACGTCGCGGTCACGCGTGATTTCCTTCCGCATGTGCATGAACCGGAACCCGGCCTGCTCATCAATATCGGCTGCCAAGGCCGAGGCGTCGCCTTGGAAACCTCGATGGGAGCTGCACTTGCCCGCTATCAGATCACACGCGACCCCCGCGTTCTGCCCTTCCCGCTGACGAAGCTCTCACCGATACCGTTCCATGGACTGCAGCAACTTTATCTCGCCGCAGCAGTCACCTGGTATCGGATGCGCGACGCTGGCCTGCTCTGA
- a CDS encoding amino acid ABC transporter ATP-binding protein, with translation MIELNDVHKSYGTLEVIKGISASVNKGEVVCLIGPSGSGKSTILRCINGLETYQKGSITFEGRTVDPRQKSINYIRTHVSMVFQRFNLFPHRTALENVIEGPIFVKGERRSEAVERGRHLLNRVGLSTKENSYPGQLSGGQQQRVAIARALAMQPKAILFDEPTSALDPELVGEVLAVMRSLADEAMTMVVVTHEMGFARDVADRVLFLDGGVIVEQGPAKDVLGNPKHPRTQDFLRRVIEHV, from the coding sequence ATGATCGAACTCAACGACGTACACAAAAGCTATGGCACGCTGGAGGTCATCAAGGGCATATCAGCATCCGTCAACAAGGGTGAAGTGGTCTGCCTGATCGGTCCATCGGGTTCAGGGAAGTCGACGATCCTGCGCTGCATCAACGGGCTGGAAACCTATCAGAAGGGCTCCATCACCTTCGAAGGCCGAACCGTCGATCCCCGCCAGAAATCGATCAATTACATCCGCACCCATGTATCGATGGTGTTCCAGCGCTTCAACCTTTTCCCCCATCGCACGGCGCTGGAAAATGTCATTGAGGGACCAATCTTCGTGAAGGGCGAGCGGCGCTCCGAGGCAGTCGAACGCGGCCGCCACCTTCTCAATCGCGTCGGCCTTTCGACCAAGGAAAACTCCTATCCCGGCCAGCTTTCCGGCGGCCAGCAGCAGCGCGTCGCCATTGCGCGCGCACTTGCCATGCAGCCGAAAGCGATCCTGTTCGACGAACCGACATCGGCGCTCGATCCGGAGCTGGTGGGAGAGGTTCTCGCCGTCATGCGAAGCCTTGCCGACGAGGCCATGACGATGGTCGTGGTGACCCATGAAATGGGTTTTGCCCGTGACGTCGCGGACCGCGTGCTGTTTCTCGACGGTGGCGTCATCGTCGAACAGGGCCCGGCCAAGGACGTGCTTGGCAATCCCAAACACCCGCGCACGCAGGATTTCCTGCGGCGGGTCATCGAACACGTTTGA
- a CDS encoding amino acid ABC transporter permease: MQNFLRDSTEYLPILLQGVKLTILVTLGSLVLSTLLGMIWALMRVSGIAVLDLIARVFINFIRGVPIIVQLFYIYFVLPDMGIALSALSAAIIGLGIAYSAYQAENFRAGIEAIDKGQLEAAQSIGMGWAMTMRRVVLPQAFRIALPPYGNTMIMMLKDSSQASTITVAELAMQGKLIAASTFQNATVFTLVAILYLVMCVPLFLVVSRLEKKFGGKSR; encoded by the coding sequence ATGCAGAATTTTCTTCGGGATTCGACCGAATATCTTCCGATCCTCCTTCAGGGCGTGAAGCTGACGATCCTCGTGACCCTCGGCTCCCTGGTCCTGTCGACGCTGCTCGGTATGATATGGGCGCTGATGCGCGTCTCGGGCATCGCCGTGCTCGATCTCATCGCCCGCGTCTTCATCAACTTCATTCGCGGCGTGCCGATTATCGTCCAACTCTTCTATATCTACTTCGTGCTTCCCGACATGGGGATCGCGCTTTCGGCGCTCAGCGCTGCGATCATCGGCCTCGGGATAGCCTATTCCGCCTACCAGGCCGAGAATTTTCGCGCCGGGATCGAGGCGATCGACAAAGGCCAGCTTGAAGCTGCGCAGTCGATCGGCATGGGCTGGGCAATGACGATGCGCCGGGTGGTCCTGCCGCAAGCCTTCCGCATCGCGCTGCCCCCTTACGGCAACACGATGATCATGATGCTGAAGGATAGTTCCCAGGCATCGACCATCACCGTTGCCGAACTGGCCATGCAGGGCAAGCTGATTGCCGCCTCGACCTTCCAGAATGCCACAGTCTTCACACTGGTTGCCATTCTCTATCTGGTGATGTGCGTTCCGCTGTTTCTCGTGGTCAGCCGTCTGGAAAAGAAATTCGGAGGCAAAAGCCGATGA